CTTGGTGAAGTTGGCGGCCATCGGGAAGTTCCCCTGGTCCGTCGCGGCGGAGACGAACTCGGCGCCCCGCTCGACCAGGTGGTGGGTGCACTCGGCGAGGAGGTCGTAGGCGTAGCCGTGCCCTCGGTGTTCCGGCACGACGCCGATGAAGCCGACGCACGGCCCGGAGGGGTTGTGGGCCGGGATGTGGATGCCGGCCGTGTCGCCCTCGGGGGTGTACGCGATCTGCCACCACTCCCGGGGCGAGGGGCACCAGTGGAAGAAGTCGAGTTCCTCCTGGGCGGCCCGGTCGAGTCCGCCCTCTTCGATGGCCTTGAGGGCGTGCGCGTCGAGGGTGGCGGAGTGGATGCGGCGCAGCAGGTCGAGGAAGACGGCGTCGTCCGGTTCGGGACGGAACTCCAGGCGGCCCGGCCGCTCGGGCAGTCCGCACTCCGGTGTCCACCGGTACAGGAATCGCTCGACCACGAGCTCGTATCCCGCCTTCTGTACGGCGGTGAGGCGGGTGTCGGCGGCGGCGCGCAGGACCGGGTCCTCGCGCCAGCCCGCCGGCAGGTTCATCTCCAGTTCGACCTGCCAGGGCGCGGTGCGCAGGAGTTCGGCGCCGGCCTCCTCCTCCCCTTCGGCCACGTCGAACCAGTTGACGTTGAGGGGCGCGGTGTCGTCGGGGCCGCCCCACCAGGCGGCGCGCGCCACGACCTCGCCGTCGCGCAGGGCGACCCGCTTCCAGTCGGGGCGGTGCCGGGTGAGCCGGTGGGACTCGCGGACGCCGAGCGGGTCGGGCAGGGCGTCGAACAGGTGGGCGTCGCGCTCGTCGAGCGCGCGGATGACCAGATCGGTCATGGGTGGATTCCTCCGGGATGCGTACTGAGTGAGGCGCTCCCGGTCAGACGAGGCACGCCGGGACGACGGAGAGGGAGCGCTGGACGGTCGTGAACTGCATGGCACTCGCCTCCTTCCGCTGGTCTCGAGGCGTGGCGGCTCACGCTACGGGATCTCCGGGACGCCGTCCACCGGCATTCGCGGCCAACTCCGTTACACAGGGAGCGACTTAACCGGCCCTTAAAGCCGGATTAAACGCTGTCCGACCTCTGGGCCGCCCTGCCGGTGGTCCGTACCATCGGGCCTCACCCCCCACCTGAGAGCGCTCTCACGAAGCTGAGGAGATCCCCCACATGACACCTCGTCACCGAC
Above is a window of Streptomyces griseorubiginosus DNA encoding:
- a CDS encoding GNAT family N-acetyltransferase, which translates into the protein MTDLVIRALDERDAHLFDALPDPLGVRESHRLTRHRPDWKRVALRDGEVVARAAWWGGPDDTAPLNVNWFDVAEGEEEAGAELLRTAPWQVELEMNLPAGWREDPVLRAAADTRLTAVQKAGYELVVERFLYRWTPECGLPERPGRLEFRPEPDDAVFLDLLRRIHSATLDAHALKAIEEGGLDRAAQEELDFFHWCPSPREWWQIAYTPEGDTAGIHIPAHNPSGPCVGFIGVVPEHRGHGYAYDLLAECTHHLVERGAEFVSAATDQGNFPMAANFTKAGYPVVRERLNFQPVRGR